From Primulina tabacum isolate GXHZ01 chromosome 2, ASM2559414v2, whole genome shotgun sequence, one genomic window encodes:
- the LOC142522116 gene encoding putative serine/threonine-protein kinase PBL25 has protein sequence MIRDNPYKLVVKNHIQVLIRDCCVPCNLKAATMSCFSCFSSHEKKASKNCGNKETRSTLPVSTHHHREPPSPQRRPQPYPPPQPLSRPENPRKTTAEATNNRRATGEYSNNNNIAAQTFTFRELASATKNFRLENLLGEGGFGRVYKGRLDKTGQIVAVKQLDRNGLQGNREFLVEVLMLSLLHHQNLVNLIGYCADGEQRLLVYEYMALGSLEGHLLDITPRHITPLPWLTRMKIALHAAKGLEYLHDKANPPVIYRDLKSSNILLDEEFNAKLSDFGLAKLGPVGDKTHVSSRVMGTYGYCAPEYQRTGHLTAKSDVYSFGVVLLELITGKRAIDTRRRGERQNLVKWAEPIFKEPHRFSELADPLLQGEFPRKSLNQAIAISAMCLQEDTSVRPFMSDVVTALSYLWEEPETEQSLPDAIHSSRMMTNSDNHQSEIIIKEREKEVAEAIAWGSRSRDNNTL, from the exons ATGATCCGAGATAATCCCTATAAGTTAGTTGTAAAGAATCATATTCAAGTATTGATCAGGGATTGCTGTGTTCCCTGTAATTTGAAGGCCGCAACTATGAGTTGTTTTTCTTGCTTTTCGTCACATGAGAAGAAAGCATCCAAGAATTGTGGTAATAAAGAGACAAGAAGCACACTTCCTGTCTCCACCCATCATCACCGAGAACCACCGTCTCCACAGCGGCGGCCACAGCCTTATCCTCCGCCACAGCCACTGTCTCGGCCCG AAAATCCAAGAAAGACTACAGCAGAAGCTACAAACAACAGGCGTGCCACCGGGGAATATAGTAACAACAACAATATCGCAGCTCAAACTTTCACCTTTAGGGAGCTGGCCTCGGCAACAAAAAATTTCAGGCTAGAAAATTTGCTCGGTGAGGGCGGATTCGGTCGTGTTTATAAAGGACGCCTTGATAAAACTGGCCag ATTGTAGCTGTTAAGCAACTAGACCGAAACGGGCTACAAGGAAACCGAGAATTTCTTGTAGAGGTTTTGATGTTAAGCCTTCTACACCACCAAAATCTCGTAAACCTAATCGGTTATTGTGCTGATGGAGAACAAAGACTCTTGGTGTATGAATACATGGCATTGGGATCTCTCGAAGGCCATCTACTCG ACATTACACCAAGGCACATTACTCCATTACCTTGGCTCACAAGGATGAAAATAGCATTGCATGCTGCAAAAGGCCTAGAGTATTTGCATGATAAGGCGAACCCACCGGTGATTTACCGTGACTTGAAATCATCCAACATATTGCTTGACGAGGAATTCAATGCAAAGCTTTCAGATTTTGGGCTAGCTAAGCTTGGACCTGTGGGCGACAAGACGCATGTGTCATCGAGAGTTATGGGTACGTACGGGTATTGTGCTCCTGAGTATCAAAGAACCGGCCATCTCACCGCGAAATCGGATGTGTATAGCTTCGGAGTCGTTCTGTTAGAGTTGATCACCGGAAAACGAGCCATCGATACAAGGAGGCGAGGCGAGCGACAGAATTTAGTGAAATGG GCTGAACCAATATTCAAAGAACCACACAGATTCTCAGAACTTGCTGATCCTTTACTTCAAGGAGAATTTCCGAGGAAAAGCCTCAACCAAGCAATTGCTATTTCAGCTATGTGTCTCCAAGAAGACACATCGGTTCGTCCTTTTATGAGCGACGTGGTGACTGCCCTTAGCTACCTCTGGGAGGAACCTGAAACGGAACAGTCTCTGCCCGACGCCATTCACTCCTCTAGGATGATGACAAATTCTGATAACCATCAAAGTGAGATCATAATTAAGGAAAGGGAAAAAGAAGTTGCAGAAGCCATAGCATGGGGATCGAGATCGAGGGACAATAATACATTATAA